In Anseongella ginsenosidimutans, one genomic interval encodes:
- a CDS encoding metallophosphoesterase family protein, producing MARKNKVRIAAMADIHVRHTDQGLWKAHFEMLSTQADVLLICGDLTDTGRADEARVLADELEACSIPVIGVLGNHDCESGIQDEVIDILNKEQVHILDGESVIIHDIGFAGVKGFGGGFGQHMLPMWGEQMNKDYIQVSVNEAMRLDRALVRLESKSSGLKKIVLLHYSPIPETVKGEPEQIFPFLGSSHLAEPLEHRQVTAVFHGHAHLGTLEGATAGGIPVYNVSQALLLKEGFSPPFYLFETEP from the coding sequence ATGGCTAGGAAAAATAAGGTACGAATTGCGGCAATGGCAGACATTCACGTCCGACATACAGACCAGGGCCTGTGGAAGGCCCATTTTGAAATGCTTTCGACACAGGCGGATGTATTATTGATTTGCGGTGATCTCACCGATACCGGCCGGGCCGATGAAGCCCGGGTGCTTGCGGATGAACTGGAAGCCTGCAGTATTCCGGTGATAGGCGTGCTGGGGAACCATGATTGCGAATCAGGCATTCAGGATGAGGTCATAGATATTCTGAACAAGGAACAGGTCCATATCTTGGACGGGGAGTCGGTAATTATCCATGACATAGGATTTGCCGGAGTAAAAGGGTTCGGCGGAGGTTTCGGGCAGCATATGCTCCCCATGTGGGGTGAACAAATGAACAAAGATTACATACAGGTTTCCGTAAATGAGGCCATGCGGCTGGACCGCGCTCTGGTACGACTGGAAAGCAAAAGCTCCGGTCTTAAAAAAATTGTCCTCCTGCATTACTCCCCGATCCCGGAAACAGTAAAAGGAGAGCCTGAGCAAATATTTCCCTTCCTGGGATCCTCCCACCTTGCCGAACCGCTCGAACACCGGCAGGTAACGGCTGTCTTCCATGGTCACGCCCACCTGGGAACCCTGGAGGGCGCAACAGCGGGCGGCATCCCTGTCTATAATGTATCTCAGGCCCTCCTGTTAAAAGAAGGGTTTTCTCCGCCTTTTTACCTTTTTGAAACAGAACCATGA
- a CDS encoding rhodanese-like domain-containing protein codes for MNRLFNILTTLFLIALFASCSAKKSEPWNQEQLMPPEELAGIIKDSAAAKPLVVCIGPGALIKGSVDVGQTGEEPNLEKLRGLLAEEDRDKAIVLYCGCCPFEKCPNIRPAFTLLNDMKFTNHRLLNLSNNLKTDWIEKGYPVEDLTALD; via the coding sequence ATGAATAGGCTATTTAATATTCTTACCACGCTGTTCCTGATTGCTCTTTTTGCCTCCTGTTCCGCAAAAAAATCCGAACCCTGGAATCAGGAACAGTTAATGCCGCCGGAGGAACTAGCCGGGATCATTAAGGATTCTGCGGCGGCCAAACCGCTAGTCGTTTGTATTGGCCCCGGCGCCTTGATAAAAGGTTCCGTAGATGTAGGCCAGACCGGTGAAGAACCGAACCTCGAAAAACTAAGGGGCCTGCTTGCGGAGGAAGATCGTGATAAAGCGATTGTTCTTTACTGCGGCTGCTGCCCCTTTGAAAAATGCCCCAATATACGGCCGGCGTTCACCCTTTTGAATGATATGAAATTCACGAATCACCGCCTGCTGAATCTTTCCAACAACCTGAAGACGGATTGGATTGAGAAGGGTTATCCGGTGGAGGATCTTACTGCTTTAGACTGA
- a CDS encoding TonB-dependent receptor plug domain-containing protein, which produces MIRNILLSTGLALCGYGAAAQAEKGEQEAGEEEPASLEQVVVSGTMKEVLKLESPVPVEVYTSSFFKANPTPSIFDALQHVNGVRPQLNCNICNTGDIHINGLEGAYTMVLINGMPIVSGLSTVYGLSGIPQALIERVEIVKGPASTLYGSEAVAGLINIITKKPEDAPVWSADVFTTSWAEVSADIAAKFEAGRKAHSLAGINYFNYRHPVDGNDDGFTDVTLQNRFSVFNKWDFERENGRLFSLAGRYIYEDRWGGEMDWNRKYRGGDDLYGESIYTSRWEVFGNYQLPVEDNILFRFSANGHDQNSMYGTSPYLADQYIAFGQLTWNKPLQHHDLLAGLTYRYTWYNDNTPATADFDDPAADRPVQTRLPGIFLQDEITIDFRNKLLLGFRYDYHSVHGSILTPRLNYKWSSGDKNNVLRLSLGSGYRVANVFTEDHAALTGAREVVFEENLDPERSWNGNLNFVKKIFAGNYTFIGLDATLFYTHFNNKIIADYDTDPNKIMYRNLEGYAISKGISLNADIDFSSGLKILVGGTLMDVYSKENGEKRRQQLTEKFAGVWNISYTLKGTGLKIDYTGNLYGPMRLPLLSEQDPRSAYSPWWSIQNIQVSTSLGERIEIYGGLKNLLNWRPGREDPFIIARAHDPFDKQVVFDNAGQAIATDSNPYGLTFDPAYVYGPNQGIRGFFGVRFTHGSVSKR; this is translated from the coding sequence ATGATTAGAAATATTTTACTTAGCACGGGGCTGGCGCTATGCGGGTACGGAGCCGCGGCGCAGGCTGAAAAAGGCGAACAGGAAGCGGGCGAAGAAGAACCTGCTTCTCTTGAACAAGTGGTGGTATCCGGTACCATGAAAGAGGTACTAAAACTTGAAAGCCCCGTGCCGGTGGAAGTTTATACTTCGAGCTTCTTTAAAGCTAACCCTACGCCGTCAATTTTCGATGCCCTGCAGCATGTTAACGGAGTGCGGCCGCAGCTTAACTGTAATATCTGCAATACCGGCGATATCCACATCAACGGCCTGGAAGGTGCTTATACGATGGTACTCATTAATGGAATGCCCATTGTCAGTGGTCTTTCTACCGTTTACGGACTTAGCGGCATTCCGCAGGCGCTTATTGAAAGAGTAGAGATTGTGAAAGGCCCGGCTTCGACTTTATACGGAAGCGAAGCGGTTGCGGGACTGATAAATATCATCACCAAAAAGCCGGAAGACGCGCCGGTATGGTCTGCGGATGTATTTACCACCAGCTGGGCGGAGGTCAGTGCGGACATCGCTGCAAAATTTGAAGCAGGCAGGAAAGCGCATTCGCTTGCGGGAATAAATTACTTCAATTACCGGCACCCTGTTGACGGCAACGATGATGGTTTTACGGACGTAACGCTTCAAAACCGGTTTTCTGTTTTCAATAAGTGGGATTTTGAAAGGGAAAACGGACGCCTGTTTTCCCTTGCCGGCCGCTATATCTACGAGGACCGCTGGGGAGGGGAAATGGACTGGAACAGGAAGTACCGGGGAGGGGATGATCTATACGGGGAAAGCATTTATACCAGCCGTTGGGAAGTATTCGGAAATTACCAATTGCCGGTGGAAGATAATATCCTGTTCCGTTTCAGTGCAAACGGACACGACCAGAACAGCATGTACGGAACTTCTCCCTATTTGGCGGACCAGTATATTGCCTTCGGGCAGTTAACCTGGAATAAACCTCTTCAGCATCATGATCTGCTGGCAGGGCTTACCTACCGGTACACCTGGTACAATGATAATACCCCTGCTACCGCTGATTTCGATGACCCGGCCGCAGACCGCCCTGTACAAACCCGCTTGCCGGGGATTTTTCTGCAGGATGAGATCACGATCGATTTCCGGAACAAGCTGCTGCTGGGTTTCCGTTATGATTACCATTCTGTTCACGGAAGTATTTTAACGCCGCGCCTTAATTATAAATGGAGTTCGGGAGACAAGAACAACGTGCTGCGTCTGAGCCTTGGAAGCGGCTACCGGGTAGCCAACGTTTTTACAGAAGACCATGCTGCTCTTACGGGAGCAAGGGAGGTCGTTTTCGAAGAGAACCTGGATCCGGAAAGATCCTGGAACGGTAATCTCAATTTCGTAAAGAAAATATTCGCCGGGAATTATACCTTCATAGGGCTTGACGCGACCTTGTTCTATACCCATTTTAACAATAAGATAATCGCTGATTATGATACGGATCCCAATAAGATCATGTATCGTAACCTGGAGGGTTACGCCATCTCAAAGGGGATTTCCCTGAATGCGGATATCGATTTTTCCAGCGGTCTGAAAATACTGGTAGGAGGAACCTTAATGGACGTTTATAGTAAAGAGAACGGGGAAAAGCGTAGACAACAACTAACGGAAAAATTTGCCGGTGTATGGAACATTAGTTACACCCTTAAAGGAACGGGTTTGAAGATCGATTATACGGGGAATTTGTACGGGCCAATGCGCCTGCCCCTTTTGAGCGAACAGGACCCCAGGAGCGCCTACTCGCCCTGGTGGAGTATTCAGAATATTCAGGTGAGTACCTCCCTGGGAGAAAGAATAGAAATTTACGGCGGATTAAAGAACCTGCTGAACTGGCGGCCGGGAAGGGAAGATCCTTTTATTATTGCAAGGGCGCACGATCCCTTTGATAAACAAGTTGTATTTGATAATGCGGGCCAGGCAATTGCCACAGATTCCAATCCCTACGGCCTTACTTTTGACCCGGCCTACGTATATGGCCCCAACCAGGGTATCAGGGGATTCTTTGGTGTCCGCTTTACTCATGGTTCTGTTTCAAAAAGGTAA